The Pelodiscus sinensis isolate JC-2024 chromosome 10, ASM4963464v1, whole genome shotgun sequence genome has a segment encoding these proteins:
- the SCG2 gene encoding LOW QUALITY PROTEIN: secretogranin-2 (The sequence of the model RefSeq protein was modified relative to this genomic sequence to represent the inferred CDS: deleted 2 bases in 1 codon), producing the protein MYSISRGSCPSAENSPQTHRKKTRKTMLWVHSALSHTGKISNMACAKMCWHGAASSFTFFFVLICCVEAASIQHYQLLQKDPDYLVKNLQRLPSPDMVKALEYIENLHKQANKEENGPDYNFYQGAPFLLQQKESKDQSHLSDNIRDSLTEDESQWVRSMLEALRQTEKESKVGSKENKPYAVSSDNFPADVSDDYEAYKWPERRHKLVKMPHVHDEESSRDSPFKRTNEIVEEQYTPQSLATLESVFQELGKMTGPSNHKKEKVDEDQKLYTEDEDDVYKVNNIAYEDVVGGEDWNPIEEKVESQTQEEIKDHKEEIDKSEEEIDDEMNRSGKQGFLDNDMRRDSKDQMSDDITKLINYYLKRLMSDAGNGRLRTGNEEKRAGTFLEKLDPQSISQLIEISRNLQIPPEDLLDMLKTGEKQHQSDRVETEQEPELPEELDDDISETNLDRTDVFKNKMNHKNGYMKQPLNVMPEILPEDLNIEDIVNLLGTGSLANQKASYFINQLNDENSLPRLSYIPRRPKGHQFPKATWINDLERRQMEYEKLNEKDEELADYLAKMLAKYPEIINTNQLKRVPGPVSSENELQDDDQLEQAIKEHLNQLGPQESEKLTSLSKRLSMAPENDDTQNRKFLDEDMLVKVLEYLNQEQSEKGRDHITKRAMENM; encoded by the coding sequence gcaagatTTCAAACATGGCATGTGCTAAAATGTGCTGGCATGGAGCAGCATCCTCTTTCACTTTTTTCTTTGTCCTAATCTGTTGTGTTGAAGCAGCTTCAATCCAACACTATCAGCTGCTTCAGAAAGACCCAGACTACTTAGTGAAAAATTTACAAAGGCTTCCAAGCCCAGATATGGTCAAAGCCTTGGAATATATAGAAAATCTCCACAAACAAGCTAACAAGGAAGAAAATGGCCCAGATTATAATTTCTATCAAGGAGCCCCATTCCTTCTGCAGCAGAAGGAAAGCAAAGATCAGAGTCATCTATCAGATAATATAAGAGATTCTTTGACAGAAGATGAGTCCCAGTGGGTTAGGTCAATGTTGGAAGCCTTGAGGCAAACAGAAAAAGAGTCAAAGGTTGGATCAAAAGAAAATAAACCATATGCTGTGAGTTCAGATAACTTCCCAGCAGATGTGAGTGATGATTATGAGGCTTATAAGTGGCCTGAGAGACGTCATAAACTTGTCAAAATGCCACATGTACATGATGAAGAAAGTTCAAGAGACAGTCCTTTCAAGCGGACCAATGAAATAGTAGAAGAACAGTACACACCCCAAAGTCTTGCTACTTTGGAATCAGTCTTTCAGGAGCTGGGGAAGATGACAGGACCAAGTAATCACAAAAAAGAGAAAGTGGATGAGGACCAGAAGTTGTACACAGAAGATGAAGATGATGTATATAAAGTGAATAATATTGCTTATGAAGATGTAGTGGGAGGAGAAGACTGGAATCCAATAGAGGAAAAAGTGGAAAGCCAAACGCAAGAAGAGATAAAAGATCATAAAGAGGAAATTGATAAAAGTGAAGAAGAGATTGATGATGAAATGAATAGGTCAGGGAAGCAAGGCTTCCTGGACAATGATATGAGGAGAGACAGTAAAGATCAAATGTCTGAtgacattacaaagttaattaatTATTATCTGAAGAGGCTGATGAGCGATGCTGGAAATGGGAGGTTAAGGACTGGAAATGAAGAAAAAAGGGCAGGtacatttttggaaaaacttgaTCCTCAGTCTATATCTCAACTAATAGAAATTTCAAGGAATTTACAAATCCCTCCAGAGGATTTACTAGACATGTTGAAAACTGGAGAAAAGCAACATCAGAGTGACAGGGTAGAGACAGAACAGGAGCCAGAGCTCCCAGAAGAGCTGGATGATGACATCTCTGAAACTAATCTAGACCGCAcagatgtatttaaaaataaaatgaaccaTAAAAATGGTTACATGAAGCAGCCACTTAATGTTATGCCAGAAATACTGCCCGAAGATCTTAATATTGAAGATATTGTCAATCTTTTAGGGACTGGTAGTTTAGCTAATCAGAAAGCCTCCTACTTTATAAATCAGCTTAATGACGAGAACAGTTTGCCAAGACTTTCCTACATCCCTAGAAGACCTAAAGGACATCAATTTCCTAAAGCTACTTGGATTAATGATTTGGAAAGAAGACAAATGGAATATGAAAAACTAAATGAGAAAGATGAAGAACTAGCTGATTACTTGGCAAAGATGTTGGCAAAATACCCTGAAATTATCAATACAAATCAGCTGAAACGTGTTCCCGGCCCAGTTTCCTCTGAAAATGAACTACAGGATGATGACCAGCTTGAGCAAGCAATTAAAGAACATTTAAATCAGCTGGGACCACAAGAATCTGAAAAACTCACTTCACTCAGCAAAAGGCTGTCCATGGCCCCGGAGAACGACGACACACAAAACAGGAAGTTTCTGGATGAAGATATGCTGGTAAAGGTGCTGGAGTACCTAAACCAGGAGCAATCAGAAAAAGGAAGAGATCACATTACTAAACGGGCAATGGAAAATATGTAA